The following is a genomic window from Sutcliffiella horikoshii.
TTTGCTGTATTAGAGGAGGAAAAGGCGATAACTGCAGCTCCTGGAGCATGGATTCTTTTAATAGTTACGGCAATTATTGTACATGGTTTCTGTAACCTTATCTGGAACAAGCAAATAAAGTATATAAATGCATCGAAAGCGTCAACCTTGACTAACTTAGAACCATTTGTAGCGATGATATTAGGTTTCTTTCTTCTTAGTAAACCCATACTAATGACTCAAGTAATAGGAGCAATCTTCATTGTTTGTGGTGTTATATTGTCTAACAAGAAGAGGAGCAGAAGATATGCAATTACTTAAAGGAAGGATCTTTTTCAAGCCAATCTACCAGCCGAGGGGCTGGTTTTTCTTATGGGACAAAAGGAGGAATAGATCGTATGAAAAGCGAAGTATTAACTATGATGAAGATTAGTGATTTCTTGTTGGTAGGGGCGTTGGTATGTTTGAGAATGTGGGGCATGTCTTATATCATGTTTTAATTATTTTGTTTCCAATTTTATTTTATTATCAGTTTTTAAATAAAGGCGCATTAGGATTAAAGGAAAAAGTTAATTATAGATTTCTGTTTATTATGTTGGTCATGGTCATTTGTACAATGTCTTTTCCGATTGAAGTAACAGATGGGTCTTATTATGATCAAAAGCTTATACCTGTCATTTTGTCGTTTTTGTATGGTGGATTGTTAACAGGGGCTATAGTCGTGATGTCCATGCTTTATTATTTATATATTATCGGAGACAGCAATATAATGGTTATGGTTATAAATTACTTCATTCTTTCAGCACTCTTGATGATATTCCGGAATAGATATTCAAGTTTGAGCTTAAAAAAGAAAATTTCTATCGTTTCCTTTATATTCTTGCTTATTACAGCAACCAGGGCGATCAGATTATTTCACCTTAATGAAGAAAAGGAAATTTTCTTAAATGTGCTTGTTTCCATCATAACCTGGATTTCTTTAGTAACGGCTATCATGATAATTGAAAATTTGAATATGCAAATGCAATTGCAACATGAATTGCAACGTTCAGAGAAGCTTAAAGTGGTTAGTGAGCTTGCAGCATCAGTTGCTCATGAGGTCAGGAATCCGATGACATCGACCCGGGGATTTCTTCAATTGATGAGTCAAGATGGAAATTTAAATAGTTCCCAAAAAAGATATATTGATATCTCTATCGAGGAATTAGACCGGGCCCAATCCATTATTCAGGACTATCTTTCACTGGCCAAACCCAATAAGCAGGGGATGGACAGGATCAATGTATCTAAGGAGTTGGAACACGTCGTCCAGCTCATGTCCACCTATACGACTCTTAATAACACGAGCATTCGTCATGAGATAGAAGATGAATTGTATATTAAGGCAAATAAGGATGAAATGAAACAGGTACTGATTAACTTGATCAAAAATGCTATTGAAGCTATTGATAAGGATGGAATGGTGACTGTTAAGGCTTCTAGCAGCAGAGGAATGGTTTTAATAGAGATCATGGATGATGGTGTGGGGATGACGCCACAACAGGTGGAAAGATTGGGGACGCCTTTTTATTCTACTAAGGATAAGGGGACCGGCATTGGTTTGACGATTTCTTTTCAAATTATTGAATTACTGCAAGGGAAAATCGAAGTAACAAGTGAGGTAGGGAAAGGAAGCATTTTTACTATTAAGTTACCAATGGAAACTAGTGAAAACAGCTAGTTTCCTTTTTTTTAGCTGAGCATACACCGCTGTTGATTTCAGCAAATAGCAATTTAAAAAACCCCCGACCATCGCTAGTCGGGGGTCTTTATTAATTAGTTAAGCTTCACACCGTGGAAGTAAGGAGTACCACTGAAGTCTACGAATAGACCGTTAGCACCGTTTGTTCCATAGATGAAGTCAGGATGTTGCAAGTAAACCATTGGAGCTTCGTCTACAAGGATCTCAGAGATCTCTTTGTAAGCTTCGTCACGCTTCGCTTGATCAGTCTCAGAACGAGCTAGGTCAAGTAACTCATCCACGCGGTCGTTTGCGTAGAATGAACGGTTACCAGGAGCACCGAAAGCAGAAGAGTGGAATAGAGCGTATAAACCGTAGTCAGCATCAGCTGTTACAGTAGTCCAACCTAAGATGAATAGTTCATGCTCACCAGCACCAGTTTTCTCTAGGAAAGCACCCCATTCGATTGTTTCAATGTTAACTTTGATTCCGATTTTGCTTAATTGATCTTGAGCAAGTAATGCGATATCCGCACGCTCTTTAGATCCTTCGTTTACAAATAAAGTTGTTTCAAAACCATCTTCAAATCCAGCTTCAGCTAGTAAAGCTTTAGCAGCTTCTACATCATATCCAAGTGGCTCAAGATCTTGGTAGTTACCAACA
Proteins encoded in this region:
- a CDS encoding ATP-binding protein; this translates as MFENVGHVLYHVLIILFPILFYYQFLNKGALGLKEKVNYRFLFIMLVMVICTMSFPIEVTDGSYYDQKLIPVILSFLYGGLLTGAIVVMSMLYYLYIIGDSNIMVMVINYFILSALLMIFRNRYSSLSLKKKISIVSFIFLLITATRAIRLFHLNEEKEIFLNVLVSIITWISLVTAIMIIENLNMQMQLQHELQRSEKLKVVSELAASVAHEVRNPMTSTRGFLQLMSQDGNLNSSQKRYIDISIEELDRAQSIIQDYLSLAKPNKQGMDRINVSKELEHVVQLMSTYTTLNNTSIRHEIEDELYIKANKDEMKQVLINLIKNAIEAIDKDGMVTVKASSSRGMVLIEIMDDGVGMTPQQVERLGTPFYSTKDKGTGIGLTISFQIIELLQGKIEVTSEVGKGSIFTIKLPMETSENS